The following are encoded in a window of Candidatus Fluviicola riflensis genomic DNA:
- a CDS encoding acetyl-CoA acetyltransferase (Catalyzes the synthesis of acetoacetyl coenzyme A from two molecules of acetyl coenzyme A. It can also act as a thiolase, catalyzing the reverse reaction and generating two-carbon units from the four-carbon product of fatty acid oxidation): MSKEIYIVAAVRTPMGAFLGGLSSIPATQLGSIAIKGALDKSGIDPALIDEVFMGNVLQAGVGQAPATQAALGAGLPNTVPCTTVNKVCASGMKAIMFGAQSILAGDNEIVVAGGMENMSQTPHYIDGRNGTKFGNITMLDGITKDGLLDVYSKVPMGNCAELCAKEYNISREDQDNFAITSYTRAAEAWKAGKFSDEIVGVSVPQRKGDPIMVTEDEEYKNVFLDKIPSLRPAFDKEGTITAANASTLNDGASALILASKEAVEKHGLKPIAKILSYADAAQAPEWFTTSPSIAIPKALAKAELTADQVDFWELNEAFAVVGIANTKILGLNPEKVDVNGGAVALGHPLGNSGSRVIVTLINVLKQNGGKIGGAGICNGGGGASAMIIENC; the protein is encoded by the coding sequence ATGTCGAAAGAAATTTACATTGTTGCTGCCGTTCGTACCCCGATGGGAGCTTTTTTAGGCGGATTGTCATCCATCCCTGCTACTCAACTTGGTTCCATTGCTATTAAAGGCGCGTTGGACAAATCGGGAATCGATCCTGCACTGATCGATGAAGTATTTATGGGGAATGTATTGCAAGCCGGTGTTGGCCAGGCTCCTGCCACTCAGGCTGCTTTGGGCGCGGGTTTACCGAACACTGTTCCTTGTACAACTGTCAACAAAGTATGTGCTTCGGGAATGAAAGCCATTATGTTTGGTGCACAGTCAATTCTTGCGGGTGACAATGAAATCGTAGTGGCCGGCGGAATGGAAAACATGAGCCAGACTCCGCATTATATCGACGGAAGAAACGGTACTAAATTCGGAAACATCACCATGTTGGATGGTATTACCAAAGACGGTTTGTTGGATGTTTACAGCAAAGTGCCAATGGGTAACTGCGCCGAATTGTGTGCAAAAGAATATAATATTTCGCGCGAAGATCAGGACAACTTTGCCATCACATCCTATACACGCGCTGCTGAAGCATGGAAAGCAGGAAAATTCAGTGACGAGATCGTAGGAGTTTCCGTGCCGCAACGCAAAGGTGATCCTATCATGGTGACAGAAGACGAAGAATACAAAAATGTGTTTTTGGATAAAATCCCTTCGTTACGTCCGGCTTTCGATAAAGAAGGAACCATTACAGCTGCAAATGCTTCTACATTAAATGACGGTGCTTCGGCATTGATCCTTGCTTCGAAAGAAGCGGTTGAAAAACACGGATTAAAACCGATTGCGAAAATTTTGAGTTATGCTGATGCTGCTCAAGCTCCCGAATGGTTTACCACATCTCCTTCGATTGCCATTCCGAAAGCATTGGCAAAAGCAGAACTTACAGCTGACCAGGTTGATTTCTGGGAATTAAACGAGGCATTTGCCGTAGTTGGAATTGCCAACACAAAGATTTTGGGATTAAATCCTGAAAAAGTCGATGTAAACGGCGGCGCTGTAGCTTTGGGTCACCCGCTTGGAAATTCAGGATCACGCGTTATCGTAACATTGATCAACGTATTGAAACAAAACGGTGGTAAAATCGGTGGTGCCGGAATCTGCAACGGCGGCGGCGGCGCTTCTGCGATGATTATTGAGAATTGCTAA
- the pckA gene encoding phosphoenolpyruvate carboxykinase (ATP) encodes MNEFGKRGNNADLKATIGLENLGNVFWNLTPAELVEDTIINGQGVLTDTGAIAVETGEFTGRSPKDRFVVKDAKTENSVWWGDVNIPVSTAQFDALYNRMKAYLIGKDVYVRDAYACADENFRMNLRVTTEFPWSNMFAYNMFLRPTDAEIENFDAEWNIVCAPGFLADPAIDGTRQKNFAILNFTRKMIIIGGTGYTGEIKKGIFSVLNYVLPHEKNVLSMHCSANVGTDGDTAIFFGLSGTGKTTLSSDPNRRLIGDDEHGWADNSVFNFEGGCYAKTIDLSKEKEPQIYDAIKFGAILENIGFVGETSTPDYADGSITENTRVSYPIDFIDNIMTPSVGAGPKNIFFLTADAFGVLPPISRLTKEQAMYHFMSGYTAKVAGTEVGITEPTTTFSACFGKAFLPLHPAKYAKLLGEKLDGTDIKVWLINTGWSGGSYGVGSRMKLSYTRAMITAALTGKLDNVEFATLPVFELAFPTSCEGVPSEILNPRETWSDKGAYDKTANHLAEQFVKNFELYAAETSADILAAAPKTKMTV; translated from the coding sequence ATGAACGAATTTGGTAAACGGGGAAACAACGCCGATTTGAAGGCAACAATCGGTCTGGAAAATCTCGGAAACGTATTCTGGAACTTAACGCCTGCTGAATTGGTAGAAGATACCATCATTAACGGACAAGGTGTATTGACCGACACGGGAGCAATCGCCGTTGAAACAGGTGAATTCACGGGTCGTTCGCCGAAAGACCGCTTTGTAGTGAAAGACGCGAAAACAGAAAACAGCGTTTGGTGGGGTGATGTTAATATTCCTGTTTCAACAGCACAGTTCGATGCTTTGTACAATCGCATGAAAGCTTACCTGATAGGGAAAGACGTTTATGTGCGCGACGCTTATGCTTGTGCAGACGAGAATTTCCGCATGAACCTTCGTGTGACAACGGAATTTCCATGGTCGAACATGTTTGCTTACAATATGTTCCTGCGTCCTACAGATGCTGAAATCGAAAACTTCGATGCGGAATGGAATATTGTTTGCGCTCCGGGTTTCCTTGCAGATCCTGCAATCGACGGAACGCGTCAAAAGAACTTCGCTATTTTGAATTTCACCCGTAAAATGATCATCATCGGTGGTACAGGTTATACCGGTGAAATTAAAAAAGGAATTTTCTCGGTATTAAATTACGTTCTTCCGCACGAAAAAAATGTATTATCGATGCACTGCTCGGCAAACGTTGGGACTGATGGCGATACGGCCATTTTCTTCGGTTTGTCGGGAACGGGTAAAACAACCTTATCTTCTGATCCGAACCGTCGCTTGATCGGTGACGATGAGCATGGCTGGGCCGACAATTCTGTGTTCAACTTCGAAGGCGGATGCTACGCAAAAACCATCGATCTTTCCAAGGAAAAAGAACCGCAAATCTACGACGCGATCAAATTTGGGGCAATCCTTGAAAACATTGGTTTTGTAGGCGAAACGTCTACTCCTGATTACGCAGACGGATCCATCACTGAAAACACGCGTGTTTCTTACCCGATCGATTTCATAGACAATATCATGACACCTTCTGTAGGTGCCGGACCAAAAAATATTTTCTTCCTTACAGCTGATGCATTTGGTGTATTGCCTCCGATCTCCCGCTTAACGAAAGAACAGGCAATGTATCACTTCATGTCGGGCTACACAGCGAAAGTTGCCGGAACAGAAGTTGGTATTACAGAGCCTACAACAACGTTCTCTGCTTGTTTCGGAAAAGCATTCTTACCGCTTCATCCGGCAAAATACGCGAAGTTATTGGGTGAAAAATTGGACGGAACCGATATTAAAGTATGGTTGATCAACACCGGCTGGTCTGGTGGTTCTTACGGGGTTGGGAGCCGTATGAAATTGTCGTACACACGTGCAATGATCACGGCTGCGTTGACTGGAAAACTGGACAACGTTGAATTCGCAACACTTCCGGTATTCGAACTGGCATTCCCGACTTCTTGTGAAGGTGTTCCATCCGAAATTTTGAATCCGCGTGAAACATGGTCAGATAAAGGTGCTTACGATAAAACAGCTAATCATCTGGCAGAACAATTCGTGAAGAACTTTGAATTGTACGCTGCGGAAACATCAGCTGATATTTTAGCTGCCGCACCGAAAACAAAAATGACGGTTTAA